Below is a genomic region from Spongiibacter nanhainus.
ATCAGAAGTTACAAGAATTCCTCAACGGCGCCAGCCCGGTTTAAATCCGGCATATTGGCGGTGTGGCATTTCGTAGGGTGGACATCGCCTTTTATGTCCACCGCATTGTGGCACCGATGGCGGACATAAAATCGATGTCCGCCCTACGCGGCACTGCCCAAAACGGCGGCTTTGATATCGCTGTGCATTGGGCCGGGTAATCTGGGTCCGTATTGCGACACCACCACACCGGCGGCGTGGCTGGCCAATTCACCTGCTTGACGGTAATCGTGGCCCTGGCTGAGGGCATACAAAAACGCGCCGGCAAACATGTCCCCGGCGCCGTTGGTATCCACCGCTTTCACCGGATGGGCGTCGATGCGGTGAACGGTCTCACCGTCAAACACCAAGGAGCCTTTCGCACCCAGGGTAACGGCAAAGGTGCGGGCCACTTCCATCAAGCTGTCCATGGCTTCCTCAATATCGTCACAACCCGCCCAGCTCAACGCCTCGTCCTCGTTGCAGAACAATATGTCGACGCCGCCCCCCAACATTTCTGCCAGGCCGTCGCGAAAGTGCGCCACAATCCCCGGGTCGGAAAAGCTCAATGCCGTTTTCACCTTGTTTGCCTCGGCGACTTCCCGCCCGCGGATGGCCGCCGCGCGACCACTGTCCGAAGTCACCAGATAACCCTCGATATAAAAAAAGGCGGAGTCTGCCAGGGCATCTTCGTCCAACTCTTTATGAGATAACTCGGCACTGATGCCCAAATGGGTGTTCATGCTGCGCTCGGCATCGGGGCTGATCAGTACCAGGCATTTACCGGTGACGCCGGCGTCCCGGGGGCTGTCAAAGTCGGATGCCACGCCGGCGGCGCGAATATCATTCAGGAATATGCGGCCAAATTCGTCGTCGGCAACTTTGCCCGAGAAATAGCTGTTGGCGCCGAAATACGCCGCCGCCACTACCGAGTTGCAAGCCGATCCCCCACTAGCCTGGCTGGAGTGAACCAGATGGCCCTCCAACTGGTCCAACAGCTGCTGTTGACGGGCTTCGTCCACCAGGGTCATCAAACCTTTGTCCACCTCCATGGCCGCCAGTTCGTCGTCGTTGACTTGAATTTCTGTGTCGACCAGGGCCGCACCGATGCCGTAAACGTGATATTTTTTCGCTTTGCTCATTTATGACTGCCATTACCCAATACATTTAGCGTTTTATTATCCCGCTACCTAGCGGTTTTGCAATGCAAGTGGCCAATAGCCACCAAATCGCGATACTGAGAGTTACATGCCCAAGCGATCCCCATCAAAAAAACCGGCCAAGAAAAAAACCAGCAAACGTCAGTCCCGTGGTTTTCGAATTCCCCGCCCCAGCCTGGGGCTACTGGTTAAGCTCGCTATCGTCGGTGTGGTCTTGTTTACCATGCTGGCGGTTTACTGCGATGCCCAGGTGAGGGGCGCCTTTGATGCCCAGCGCTACGATCAGCCGGCCAAAGTATATGCTCGTCCACTGGTGCTGGCCTCTGGCGCGATACTGACTTCCTACGAGCTGGAAGAGGCGCTGCAGCAACTGGGCTATCAGCCCCGGCGCCTGCTCAATGCCCCCGGCAGCTACAATCGCAGTGGCGACCAGTTCACCATTTTTCTGCGTCCCTTCCACTTTGCCGATGGCCTGCGCCCCGCCAAAAAGATCGAGGTGAGCATGGGCCCCACAACGGTGGCTGCGGTGCGCAACGAGTTGGGGCAGCGTATTCCCGAAGCGCAGCTCGATCCCATGGTAATTGGTGGGGTCTACCCCGACCGCCACGAAGACCGGCTGATGCTGACCCTGGAAGAGACGCCGCGCATGCTGATCGAGACCCTGCTGCAGGTGGAGGACCAGCGCTTCTACAGCCACTTTGGGGTGTCTCCCCGTGATATTGCCCGGGCCTTTATCGCCAATATCAAGGCCGGTCGCACGGTTCAGGGGGGCAGCACCCTGACTCAACAACTGGTCAAAAATACCCTGCTGACTAACGAACGCAGCTTGTGGCGCAAAGCCAAAGAAGCCGTAATGGCACTACTGACCGAGGTTCACTACAGCAAAGATCATATCCTTCAGGCCTACATTAATGAGGTTTACCTGGGGCAGGAGGGCAACCGCGCCATCCACGGCTTTGGTCTGGCGGCCCGGCATTACTTCAACCGCCCCATCCACGAGCTGGATTTGGCGCAAGTTGCCATGCTGGTGGGCATGGTAAAAGGCCCCTCCTATTACGACCCCTGGCGCCACCCGGAGCGGGCTGAGAATCGCCGCAACGTGGTGCTCAATCTGATGGCGCAAGAAGGCTGGTTAAACAGCGAACAGCTGGCAGCCTGGCAAAAGGAACCATTGCGTTTGGCGAAGAGCTCGGCCTTGGAAGGGGTTTATCCCGCCTACGTTGACCTGGTGCGGCGCCAGTTAAGTCGGGACTACGCCCGGCAGGATCTACAAAGCAAAGGCTTACGGATATTCACGCCCTTTGATCCGCTATTACAGCGGCGGGCCGAAAAAGCCATGAAACGGGCATTGGCGACGCTGTCAGACCGGGATGGCCACAAAGAGCTGCAGGTGGCCATGGTGGTCACCCGGGTGAATAGCGGTGACGTGGTGGCGGTGATCGGCGGGCGCGAGCCGCGCTATGCCGGTTTCAACCGGGCGCTGGATGCCCTGCGACCCATCGGTTCATTGGCCAAGCCCGCAGTTTATCTTACTGCCTTATCCCGGCCCCGGGACTACACCCTGATGACGCCCTTGCGGGATGAATCCATATCGGTGCCGGCCAGTGATGGCAGTCTGTGGCGGCCGCAAAACTACGATCGCAAAACCCACGGCATGGTGCCCCTGCACACGGCATTATCCAAGTCTTACAACCTGGCTACTGCCAACCTGGGCCTCGATCTGGGTTTGAGTGATGTCATGGATACCTTCCGTCGCCTGGGCATACACCGGCCGCTGCTGGAAGTGCCGTCGATGTTGCTGGGGGCTGCTGAGCTTGCGCCCATAGAGGTGAGCGCCATGTATCAGACTATCGCCGCTGATGGTCGCTATACACCGCTGCGCACAATTTACGCCGTGTCGGATAGCAAGGGCGAACCGCTGGCCCGTTATCCTCAGCAGCCCAAGCAGGTTATTGAAGAGGCGCCGGTGCACCTATTGAAGTACGCCATGCTGGAAACCGTGCGGGAAGGCACCGGAAAAAGTGTTTACAACATGTTGCCCAAGGACTATCGGGTCGCCGGCAAAACCGGCACCAGTAACGATACCCGGGATTCCTGGTTTGCCGGTTTTGCCGGTGACTATCTGGCAGTAGTTTGGATGGGGCGGGACGACAA
It encodes:
- a CDS encoding adenosine kinase, which translates into the protein MSKAKKYHVYGIGAALVDTEIQVNDDELAAMEVDKGLMTLVDEARQQQLLDQLEGHLVHSSQASGGSACNSVVAAAYFGANSYFSGKVADDEFGRIFLNDIRAAGVASDFDSPRDAGVTGKCLVLISPDAERSMNTHLGISAELSHKELDEDALADSAFFYIEGYLVTSDSGRAAAIRGREVAEANKVKTALSFSDPGIVAHFRDGLAEMLGGGVDILFCNEDEALSWAGCDDIEEAMDSLMEVARTFAVTLGAKGSLVFDGETVHRIDAHPVKAVDTNGAGDMFAGAFLYALSQGHDYRQAGELASHAAGVVVSQYGPRLPGPMHSDIKAAVLGSAA
- the mrcB gene encoding penicillin-binding protein 1B; protein product: MPKRSPSKKPAKKKTSKRQSRGFRIPRPSLGLLVKLAIVGVVLFTMLAVYCDAQVRGAFDAQRYDQPAKVYARPLVLASGAILTSYELEEALQQLGYQPRRLLNAPGSYNRSGDQFTIFLRPFHFADGLRPAKKIEVSMGPTTVAAVRNELGQRIPEAQLDPMVIGGVYPDRHEDRLMLTLEETPRMLIETLLQVEDQRFYSHFGVSPRDIARAFIANIKAGRTVQGGSTLTQQLVKNTLLTNERSLWRKAKEAVMALLTEVHYSKDHILQAYINEVYLGQEGNRAIHGFGLAARHYFNRPIHELDLAQVAMLVGMVKGPSYYDPWRHPERAENRRNVVLNLMAQEGWLNSEQLAAWQKEPLRLAKSSALEGVYPAYVDLVRRQLSRDYARQDLQSKGLRIFTPFDPLLQRRAEKAMKRALATLSDRDGHKELQVAMVVTRVNSGDVVAVIGGREPRYAGFNRALDALRPIGSLAKPAVYLTALSRPRDYTLMTPLRDESISVPASDGSLWRPQNYDRKTHGMVPLHTALSKSYNLATANLGLDLGLSDVMDTFRRLGIHRPLLEVPSMLLGAAELAPIEVSAMYQTIAADGRYTPLRTIYAVSDSKGEPLARYPQQPKQVIEEAPVHLLKYAMLETVREGTGKSVYNMLPKDYRVAGKTGTSNDTRDSWFAGFAGDYLAVVWMGRDDNASTGLTGASGALRVWRQFMAEASTEQMPFTQARNVEYHWVNGEDGGLTQSWCTNARYMPFIVGSAPRHNSGCAPDGEKAWNWFKRIFD